A portion of the Candidatus Nitrosotenuis aquarius genome contains these proteins:
- the cofH gene encoding 5-amino-6-(D-ribitylamino)uracil--L-tyrosine 4-hydroxyphenyl transferase CofH: MNIDSLLKHADPLVAEALDHALSEKEVTVSEALRLYGARGLDFHLVGMVADELRKRRVGDIVTFVVNRNINFTNVCIKQCGFCAFSRDFREEEGYFLPTEEIVRRAKEAHTLGATEVCIQAGLPPDMDSKTYENICRAIKSEIPDIHIHGFSPEEVLYGATRSNISVKEYLMRLKDAGVNTLPGTAAEILDQDMRDKISPGRISVNDWIDVIKTAHRLGIQSTSTIMFGHIETPEDRVRHIAKIREIQKETGGFTEFVPLNFIHSEAPMYKHQLHEGISNGASANDVLLTHAISRIMLNNHINNIQMSWVKEGPKMAQVLLMWGANDFGGTLINESISTSAGASHGQLLRPKEMRRLIREIGRIPAQRSTSYDILKVYDSESAEEELDRVDASKFGSYFELVKLDKYRYKNPRAS; this comes from the coding sequence ATGAACATCGACTCGCTTCTAAAGCATGCAGACCCGCTAGTTGCCGAAGCCCTAGACCATGCATTATCTGAAAAAGAAGTTACAGTATCCGAGGCATTGCGACTGTACGGCGCGCGCGGCCTTGACTTTCACTTGGTCGGCATGGTTGCAGACGAGCTTCGAAAAAGGCGCGTAGGCGATATTGTGACATTTGTGGTAAATAGAAACATCAACTTTACAAACGTCTGCATCAAGCAGTGCGGATTTTGCGCATTTAGCAGGGACTTTAGGGAAGAGGAGGGGTACTTTTTGCCAACAGAGGAAATTGTACGTCGCGCAAAGGAAGCCCACACACTTGGCGCAACAGAGGTCTGCATACAGGCAGGCCTTCCGCCAGACATGGACTCTAAAACATATGAAAACATTTGTCGTGCAATAAAATCAGAGATTCCCGACATTCACATCCACGGGTTTTCCCCTGAAGAAGTACTCTATGGCGCGACACGATCCAACATATCAGTAAAGGAATATCTGATGCGACTAAAGGACGCCGGAGTCAACACCCTGCCCGGAACCGCTGCAGAAATACTAGACCAAGATATGCGCGATAAAATATCTCCAGGCAGAATCAGCGTAAACGACTGGATTGACGTAATAAAAACAGCACACAGACTTGGAATCCAGTCAACATCGACCATAATGTTTGGCCACATTGAAACGCCAGAAGACAGAGTGCGACACATTGCAAAAATCAGGGAGATCCAAAAGGAGACGGGCGGCTTTACCGAGTTTGTACCGCTTAATTTCATTCATTCAGAGGCTCCAATGTACAAGCACCAGCTGCACGAAGGAATCAGCAATGGCGCATCCGCAAACGACGTTCTGCTAACACATGCAATATCTCGAATAATGCTAAACAACCACATCAACAACATCCAAATGTCGTGGGTAAAGGAAGGCCCCAAGATGGCTCAGGTGCTCCTGATGTGGGGCGCAAACGACTTTGGGGGCACGCTAATCAACGAGTCCATTTCCACGTCTGCTGGTGCATCGCATGGCCAGCTGTTGCGACCAAAGGAAATGAGAAGGCTGATTCGAGAAATCGGTCGAATACCTGCGCAGAGGAGCACATCATACGACATACTCAAAGTGTATGATTCCGAATCGGCAGAAGAAGAACTGGACCGAGTCGACGCATCCAAGTTTGGCTCTTACTTTGAGCTAGTCAAGCTGGACAAGTACAGGTACAAAAACCCAAGGGCAAGCTAG
- a CDS encoding TldD/PmbA family protein has protein sequence MSVCDKVISLAQKISVDECESVFCTKKTITIRITDSEIAEIKENHDRSIGIRLVKDKRISSAQSNASEYDKIIQEALHAGKNLSPREFWKSFPVGSKDTPIEKTNDPKLWEMDSARATELAQSMIDHTIHQKITRISGSLNIVCDDFEIANTSGLHKSEKSTYISGLINADSEIGTPVSGIGQANSRVLDLFDAAKIGEDASQMCVSSINPDTIQNKTASIILEPQAVGELLYFVLGPNFNLKTFSEGRSCFSEIGAKITVDDFSLVDDPHAPNSLGAKSFDDEGVPTNPRHYIRDGAFEGTFSDTYNALKENTISTGNACRFGVPLGRSTDPIPVSAPHNLSIIPGSQTRDEIIQNTQDGIVVGRLWYTYPINPIKGDFSCTARSGIFQIKNGQIKPIKSVRIIHNLPILLQNISAIGNNSKVVLPWAGLPVTCPTIKCDGIPVSSI, from the coding sequence TTGTCCGTCTGTGATAAAGTAATTTCTCTTGCGCAAAAAATAAGCGTAGATGAATGTGAATCTGTGTTTTGCACCAAAAAAACAATCACAATACGGATCACGGATTCAGAGATTGCGGAAATCAAGGAAAACCATGACCGCTCAATTGGAATCAGACTAGTCAAGGACAAGAGAATTTCATCTGCGCAGTCCAATGCCTCAGAATATGACAAAATAATACAAGAGGCACTGCATGCAGGAAAAAACCTCAGCCCCCGTGAATTTTGGAAGTCGTTTCCTGTCGGATCTAAAGACACGCCAATAGAGAAAACAAACGACCCCAAGCTTTGGGAAATGGACTCTGCTAGAGCAACTGAGCTTGCACAGTCCATGATAGACCATACCATTCACCAAAAAATTACGCGAATATCTGGCTCCCTAAATATTGTATGTGATGATTTTGAAATCGCAAATACGTCTGGCCTGCACAAGTCGGAAAAATCCACGTACATTTCTGGCCTGATTAATGCGGATTCCGAGATAGGGACTCCGGTGTCCGGAATAGGCCAGGCAAACTCTAGGGTATTGGACTTGTTTGATGCTGCAAAAATAGGCGAAGACGCTAGCCAAATGTGCGTAAGTTCGATAAATCCAGACACCATACAAAACAAGACGGCTAGCATAATCCTTGAGCCGCAGGCGGTAGGGGAATTGCTGTACTTTGTCTTGGGCCCAAACTTTAATCTCAAGACATTTTCTGAGGGGAGGAGCTGCTTTTCTGAGATTGGCGCAAAAATCACAGTCGATGACTTTAGTCTGGTCGATGATCCGCATGCCCCAAATAGCCTTGGCGCAAAATCATTTGATGATGAGGGCGTGCCGACAAACCCAAGACACTACATCAGAGACGGGGCCTTTGAGGGAACATTTTCTGACACATATAACGCACTAAAAGAGAATACAATCTCAACTGGAAATGCATGTAGATTTGGCGTGCCGCTTGGACGATCCACAGACCCAATCCCAGTTTCTGCACCGCACAATCTCTCCATCATACCAGGCAGCCAGACTCGGGATGAAATTATACAAAACACACAGGACGGAATTGTAGTCGGCAGACTTTGGTATACATATCCGATAAATCCAATTAAGGGTGACTTTTCATGTACAGCCCGCAGTGGAATTTTTCAGATCAAAAACGGCCAAATAAAGCCAATCAAGTCAGTTAGAATAATCCATAATTTGCCCATATTATTACAAAACATTTCTGCAATTGGGAATAATTCCAAGGTAGTGTTACCATGGGCAGGCCTGCCAGTGACATGCCCCACAATAAAATGCGATGGAATTCCAGTCTCGTCAATCTAG
- a CDS encoding proteasome assembly chaperone family protein, with the protein MARKILDESVHEIKKTPVKSPIIFAGFVGPGLAGPLAIGHMIEKLKMSEIGYLRSKYLPPSTVFIQGRLRHPFRFYSNKKGNICCVICEVPLKMDGLYNIASIILDWAQAKGCRELVILDGVASEEHDSKTFCAAEEDLCRIMQDKEISMISQGFISGIPGSILNECIIRKIRAITLLVKASHAHPDPLAAATLIDSINKVYCTVIDTSELRKQKEKIGTEFRELSEKYKEHRQADSGMYM; encoded by the coding sequence TTGGCAAGAAAAATACTGGACGAGTCGGTCCATGAAATAAAAAAGACCCCGGTGAAAAGCCCGATAATATTTGCAGGCTTTGTAGGTCCTGGCCTTGCAGGCCCGCTTGCCATCGGACATATGATAGAAAAGCTGAAAATGTCAGAAATCGGATACTTGAGATCAAAGTATCTTCCGCCGTCAACCGTATTCATTCAGGGGAGACTGCGACACCCATTTCGGTTTTATTCCAACAAAAAGGGAAACATTTGCTGTGTAATATGCGAGGTCCCACTAAAGATGGACGGCCTGTACAATATCGCATCCATAATCTTGGACTGGGCCCAGGCAAAGGGATGCCGGGAACTAGTGATACTGGACGGCGTGGCCTCTGAAGAGCACGACTCCAAGACGTTTTGCGCAGCAGAGGAAGACTTGTGCAGAATAATGCAGGACAAGGAAATATCGATGATTTCTCAGGGCTTTATCTCCGGCATTCCAGGCAGCATCCTAAACGAATGCATTATCCGCAAAATTCGCGCAATCACTTTGCTAGTCAAGGCAAGCCATGCTCATCCTGACCCGCTTGCTGCCGCCACCCTGATTGATTCAATCAACAAAGTCTATTGTACTGTAATAGATACGTCCGAGCTTCGAAAGCAAAAGGAGAAAATAGGAACGGAATTTCGCGAGCTGTCTGAAAAATACAAGGAACACAGGCAGGCAGATTCCGGTATGTACATGTAA
- a CDS encoding MFS transporter, whose product MSIVRAGSRQWIGLGVLSLACVLYAMDLTVLHLAVPHISADLHPTSSQLLWIMDIYGFFVAGSLITMGNLGDRIGRRKLLLIGAITFAITSALAAFSTTAEMLIVSRALLGVSGATLAPSTLSLIRNMFHDDKQRSIAIGVWVSSFSAGAAIGPLVGGVLLEYFWWGSVFLLAIPVMIILLILGPMILPEFRDKKARRLDPVSAALSLGAILAIIYGVKQIAQDGLGLEPVVFFGLGLAIGFAFLLRQKRIPDPLVDLELFKIRAFSGSLITFLLGVFVAFGAFVFISQYLQLVLGLSPLQAGLWTLPWALAFVAGSTITPRLAHRIRPGIIIAVGLVIAGAGLGLLMQIDTQTSFWLIMTALVVSSLGLAPVFTLATDLVVGSAPPERAGAASAISETTAELGGALGIAILGSVGTALYRKELAESIPAGIPDGARYTAMDTLAGAVQVSKSLPSEIGTILLDAAHQSFLHGLHISIMVSVALTMSAAVLATIILKNVKISQTH is encoded by the coding sequence ATGAGTATAGTTAGGGCAGGATCTCGCCAATGGATTGGACTTGGAGTCCTATCACTAGCATGTGTCCTGTATGCAATGGATCTGACCGTACTACACCTGGCAGTTCCACATATCAGCGCTGATCTGCATCCTACCAGCTCGCAATTGTTGTGGATAATGGACATTTACGGATTTTTTGTCGCAGGCTCGCTAATTACCATGGGAAATCTCGGCGACAGAATTGGAAGGCGCAAGCTATTACTGATAGGCGCAATCACGTTTGCCATCACATCCGCACTTGCGGCATTTTCCACCACTGCAGAAATGCTAATCGTATCTCGTGCACTGCTTGGAGTATCCGGTGCCACACTTGCACCATCTACCCTGTCATTGATTAGAAACATGTTCCATGACGACAAGCAGCGCTCTATTGCAATAGGTGTTTGGGTTTCCAGCTTTTCGGCAGGGGCTGCAATAGGCCCACTGGTGGGCGGAGTATTGCTGGAATATTTCTGGTGGGGCTCTGTCTTTTTGCTTGCAATTCCTGTTATGATAATACTTTTGATTCTTGGACCGATGATCCTGCCGGAATTTAGGGATAAAAAAGCGCGAAGACTGGACCCAGTCAGTGCAGCGCTCTCGCTTGGCGCAATTCTTGCAATCATTTACGGAGTAAAGCAAATTGCGCAGGACGGCCTCGGGCTTGAACCGGTTGTCTTTTTTGGCCTGGGCCTGGCAATCGGATTTGCATTTTTGCTCAGGCAGAAAAGAATCCCGGATCCCCTAGTAGACCTGGAATTATTCAAAATACGCGCATTTAGCGGCTCATTGATTACTTTTCTGCTTGGGGTCTTTGTGGCGTTTGGCGCCTTTGTGTTCATCTCGCAATATTTGCAGCTGGTACTGGGGCTGTCCCCGCTGCAGGCGGGACTGTGGACATTGCCCTGGGCCCTTGCGTTTGTCGCAGGCTCTACCATTACACCAAGGCTTGCGCATCGAATCAGACCGGGAATAATAATTGCAGTAGGATTGGTGATTGCGGGGGCAGGCCTTGGACTGTTAATGCAAATCGACACACAAACCTCATTTTGGCTGATAATGACTGCACTGGTGGTCTCTTCACTGGGCCTAGCACCTGTCTTTACGCTTGCAACTGATCTTGTAGTCGGCTCTGCTCCGCCAGAGCGGGCGGGGGCGGCCTCTGCAATATCGGAGACTACTGCCGAGCTTGGAGGGGCGCTGGGAATTGCAATACTTGGAAGCGTCGGAACGGCATTGTACAGAAAAGAGCTGGCAGAGTCAATTCCTGCCGGAATACCAGACGGTGCGCGCTATACGGCAATGGACACCCTGGCAGGCGCAGTCCAGGTATCAAAATCACTCCCGTCGGAAATTGGAACCATACTGCTTGATGCGGCTCACCAGTCGTTTCTGCACGGACTGCACATTTCTATTATGGTCAGCGTGGCACTGACAATGAGTGCGGCAGTATTGGCAACAATAATACTAAAGAACGTAAAAATCTCGCAAACACACTGA